In Desulforhopalus sp., a single genomic region encodes these proteins:
- a CDS encoding mitochondrial fission ELM1 family protein, which yields MVEVEVREIVAEPVTPFNMLRQILLLVLPGLGLCHPRLAGADFLLGAGSRTHLPLLLFKKQYGIPAVVCMSPPLFLRNRFDLCFVPEHDGLLERKNIIQTIGAPNCSRNKSLHRDDHGLILLGGIDAKSHRWDSAEIGDMVRQIVRKENQKHWTISSSPRTPVETVKILVNLAADFPNVNFFNYKETGPGWIEEQYDTCSVVWVTSDSISMIYEALTAGCKVGILPMQWLRKDSKFKRNEDLLLKKGLVKSLSSWMQGDAMWQENVELNEAQLCAERILKKWSPKN from the coding sequence ATGGTGGAAGTCGAAGTGCGGGAGATCGTTGCCGAGCCGGTAACACCTTTCAATATGCTCCGGCAGATACTTTTACTGGTTTTGCCTGGTCTGGGGCTTTGCCATCCACGACTTGCCGGTGCTGATTTCTTGTTGGGCGCCGGGAGCCGAACTCATTTGCCGTTGTTGCTTTTTAAAAAGCAATACGGCATTCCTGCCGTTGTATGCATGTCACCGCCTCTCTTCCTTCGTAACCGCTTTGACCTCTGCTTTGTACCAGAGCATGATGGCTTACTTGAACGAAAAAATATCATACAAACCATCGGTGCACCAAATTGCTCGCGAAACAAAAGTCTACATCGGGACGACCATGGGCTGATTTTGCTTGGCGGAATCGATGCCAAAAGCCATCGCTGGGACTCTGCGGAGATCGGTGATATGGTGCGGCAAATAGTCAGGAAAGAGAACCAAAAGCATTGGACAATCTCTTCTTCTCCGAGGACCCCGGTTGAGACCGTGAAAATATTGGTGAACCTCGCCGCTGATTTTCCTAACGTCAATTTCTTTAACTATAAAGAGACTGGGCCGGGATGGATTGAAGAACAATACGATACCTGCAGTGTAGTTTGGGTCACCTCTGATTCCATTTCAATGATCTATGAGGCTTTGACTGCCGGCTGCAAGGTTGGCATCCTTCCCATGCAATGGCTGAGAAAAGATAGTAAGTTCAAGAGAAATGAAGATCTGTTACTAAAAAAAGGTCTGGTTAAGTCCCTTTCATCCTGGATGCAGGGTGATGCCATGTGGCAAGAGAATGTTGAACTCAATGAAGCGCAGCTTTGCGCCGAGCGGATTTTAAAGAAATGGTCGCCGAAAAACTGA
- the pilB gene encoding type IV-A pilus assembly ATPase PilB, which produces MKKTVKDQSGAGKIKIGELLSKAGYITPSQLETAKKILQKSGGRLSTILRQLEYIDGNTVLNLLSRQHNYPAVVIKNEPPSKEAIKLLPYSDAKAYLAFPLRMAGNTLQITMAEPSDATAVEELQNLVNKELSVCVSTEADIVEAYQKYYGIDDEEAKTFLGAVEETSGEMDVTQVDDFGSIVAEAADDFEIEGDSADDIGDQFAASDAPIIKLVNGILIKAVQEGISDIHVEPYEKTMQVRYRKDGSLFKSMNLPLTIKNALVARLKILSGLDITERRVPQDGRIKMRMGKNRSVDFRVSSLPTLFGESVVLRILDKASLNVDLTRLGFEEKTFEMLKRCLSRPQGLLLVTGPTGSGKTVTLYSALNSMNSEDIKILTAEDPVEFNFKGINQVNVHKEIGMTFAAALKAFLRQDPDIIMVGEIRDIDTAEIAIKAAMTGHLVFSTLHTNDSAATIGRLVDIGIPPYMLASSVTMVLSQRLGRRLCSNCKKVVEYPPEELLKVGFREDELKDLTIYGANGCPECNGLGYRGRVGFFELMEVTDEVGKAISAEVPEDQLRKIAIQEGMTPLREAALQKVREGTTSIEEALRRTVAHKDSLPAYLVNPDQENYDDGDVIIREGNKDIDFFKLIRGALTVIKGGKKIAELTEPGEYFGEMASITGEQRTASIISQGRSTVKRYPGDKLEEIIEKYPDVSRHLFTTMTKRLQKSNQIIVKLAGGGVRRPPPPPPGGGHPSSAPAHDRQ; this is translated from the coding sequence ATGAAGAAGACTGTTAAGGATCAGTCCGGAGCAGGTAAAATTAAGATCGGCGAACTGTTGAGTAAGGCCGGTTATATCACTCCAAGCCAATTAGAGACGGCAAAAAAAATACTGCAGAAAAGCGGCGGAAGACTCAGCACGATTTTGCGGCAACTCGAGTACATTGACGGGAATACGGTCCTCAACCTTTTGAGCCGTCAGCACAACTATCCGGCAGTCGTCATAAAAAATGAACCTCCTTCCAAAGAAGCTATAAAATTATTGCCCTATAGTGATGCCAAAGCGTATCTGGCCTTCCCTCTGCGGATGGCTGGAAACACGTTGCAGATCACCATGGCAGAGCCTTCCGATGCAACTGCAGTTGAGGAACTTCAAAATCTTGTCAATAAGGAGCTGTCGGTCTGCGTTTCCACTGAGGCGGACATTGTAGAGGCATATCAGAAGTACTATGGCATTGACGATGAAGAGGCTAAAACATTTCTCGGAGCGGTGGAAGAAACCTCCGGAGAGATGGACGTCACTCAGGTGGACGACTTCGGATCGATTGTTGCTGAGGCTGCCGACGATTTTGAGATAGAAGGCGATTCGGCAGATGACATTGGTGATCAATTCGCGGCTTCTGATGCTCCTATCATTAAATTGGTGAACGGTATCCTGATAAAAGCGGTTCAGGAAGGAATCTCCGACATCCATGTCGAACCGTACGAAAAGACCATGCAGGTCAGGTACCGGAAAGATGGGTCTCTCTTTAAATCAATGAATCTCCCCCTGACTATCAAGAATGCACTGGTGGCCAGGCTGAAAATTCTTTCCGGCCTTGATATCACCGAACGCAGAGTGCCGCAGGATGGGCGTATAAAGATGCGCATGGGGAAAAATCGCTCAGTCGATTTCCGGGTTTCCTCCCTTCCGACCCTTTTTGGTGAATCGGTGGTCCTTCGTATTCTCGATAAAGCCTCGCTGAATGTTGATCTGACGAGGCTTGGTTTTGAAGAAAAAACCTTCGAGATGCTTAAAAGATGTCTCAGCCGCCCACAAGGATTGTTACTCGTCACCGGTCCAACCGGTTCTGGTAAAACGGTTACGCTGTATTCTGCCCTCAACTCGATGAATAGTGAGGATATTAAAATCCTCACCGCGGAAGATCCCGTGGAATTCAACTTCAAAGGAATCAATCAGGTCAATGTCCATAAAGAAATAGGTATGACCTTTGCGGCCGCTCTGAAGGCATTTCTTCGTCAAGATCCAGATATTATCATGGTCGGTGAGATCCGGGATATTGATACCGCAGAGATCGCAATTAAGGCGGCCATGACCGGCCATCTAGTTTTCTCGACATTGCATACCAACGATAGCGCAGCAACCATTGGACGTCTTGTCGATATTGGTATTCCGCCATACATGCTGGCTTCCTCGGTAACGATGGTTCTATCGCAGAGATTGGGAAGAAGGCTTTGCAGCAATTGCAAAAAAGTCGTTGAATATCCACCGGAGGAGCTCCTGAAGGTGGGTTTTAGAGAAGATGAATTGAAGGACCTTACTATTTATGGGGCTAACGGATGCCCGGAATGCAATGGTTTGGGATACAGGGGGCGGGTTGGTTTCTTCGAGCTCATGGAGGTAACCGATGAGGTTGGAAAGGCAATCAGCGCCGAGGTGCCGGAAGATCAGCTGCGGAAAATCGCCATTCAGGAGGGTATGACACCTCTGCGTGAAGCCGCCCTGCAAAAGGTTCGTGAAGGTACCACCAGTATTGAGGAGGCTCTGCGCCGTACGGTCGCCCACAAGGACAGTCTGCCGGCTTACCTGGTAAACCCTGATCAGGAAAATTATGACGACGGCGATGTGATCATTAGAGAAGGCAACAAGGATATCGATTTTTTCAAGCTTATACGTGGGGCTCTGACGGTAATTAAAGGCGGTAAAAAAATTGCCGAACTCACCGAGCCTGGCGAATATTTCGGAGAAATGGCTTCCATTACCGGGGAGCAGCGAACAGCTTCGATTATCTCCCAAGGGCGGTCTACCGTCAAACGCTATCCCGGCGACAAACTCGAAGAGATCATTGAAAAGTACCCGGATGTTTCCAGACATCTTTTTACAACTATGACCAAGCGTCTGCAGAAATCCAACCAGATAATCGTTAAATTGGCAGGCGGAGGAGTCCGCCGCCCGCCACCGCCTCCTCCTGGTGGCGGACACCCTTCCAGCGCCCCTGCGCATGACCGTCAGTAA
- a CDS encoding FAD-dependent thymidylate synthase, with the protein MKIIEPSFQILDNLDSCSVAVRLEACGRVCYKSEDKISDDSAVPFVTRIAAHGHNSVLEMAVVSFRVRCSPDKTQGLLSCQPKYLIIDKLDDGLVVTGSIRAFRELYLSHPDNSLVNDLILTLFATLPYLFETIFDLDKSQKRDASTEITKLSLADVDQLPIELRTRHRFVAVRFIINRAVTHELVRHRPCSFLQESQRYCRYSEDKFDNQVTFIKPMFFQEGSNEYRLWQAAMEQTEATYFKLLETSTPQAARTVLPNSCKTEIIVFCNLIEWQHIFALRTSPAAEPSMREIMIPLQKEMRRRYSLL; encoded by the coding sequence ATGAAAATAATTGAACCTTCCTTTCAAATTCTCGACAATTTGGATAGCTGCTCAGTTGCGGTACGACTGGAGGCTTGTGGTCGTGTTTGTTATAAAAGTGAAGATAAAATTAGTGACGATTCGGCGGTTCCCTTTGTCACACGGATAGCGGCACACGGCCATAATTCCGTCTTGGAAATGGCCGTTGTCTCATTTCGTGTGCGGTGTTCCCCTGATAAAACCCAGGGGTTACTTTCTTGCCAGCCTAAGTACCTGATTATCGACAAACTCGACGATGGTCTTGTGGTAACCGGGTCTATTCGCGCCTTTCGCGAATTATATCTTTCTCATCCTGATAATTCTTTGGTCAATGACCTGATCCTTACCCTTTTTGCGACTTTACCGTATTTGTTTGAAACTATCTTCGATTTGGACAAGTCGCAAAAAAGAGATGCGAGCACTGAAATTACCAAATTAAGCCTTGCCGATGTTGACCAGCTGCCAATCGAATTGCGTACACGCCACCGGTTTGTCGCGGTGAGGTTCATCATAAACAGGGCCGTAACTCATGAATTGGTTCGCCACCGTCCTTGCTCTTTTCTTCAAGAAAGTCAAAGATATTGCCGGTATAGTGAGGACAAGTTTGATAATCAGGTTACCTTTATAAAACCTATGTTTTTCCAGGAAGGAAGCAACGAATATCGGCTATGGCAAGCAGCTATGGAACAAACTGAAGCAACCTACTTCAAACTCCTCGAAACATCCACACCTCAAGCGGCAAGAACAGTGCTGCCAAATTCCTGTAAGACGGAGATTATTGTTTTTTGCAACCTTATTGAGTGGCAGCATATTTTTGCCTTGAGGACATCCCCAGCTGCTGAGCCGTCGATGCGAGAAATTATGATTCCGTTGCAGAAAGAGATGCGAAGGCGTTATTCGCTTCTGTGA
- the nifS gene encoding cysteine desulfurase NifS: protein MTATNPNVIYMDNNATTMVAPEVVEAMMPFLKELYGNPSSMHTFGGQVGQAIKDARGKVAGLLGAEPGEITFTSCGTESDSTAILSALRTFPEKRHIVTTRVEHPAVKNLCENLETVTGHKYRVTRLKVNAEGMLDLAEYQAALTEDTAIVSVMWANNETGVIFPIAEMARMAKQRGILFHTDAVQAVGKVNIDLKNLDVDFLSLSGHKLHAPKGVGVLYVKRGTLFVPFMAGGHQEHGRRGGTENVASIVGLGRACELAKEKMVEENSRVKQLRDRLEEKLLAAIPKSMLNGHKTERLPNTANISFEYVEGEAILLHMNQHGICASSGSACTSGSLEPSHVLRAMGVPFTAAHGSIRFSLSVYNTEEEVDVVTTKMPAIIESLRKLSPFWKG from the coding sequence ATGACTGCTACTAACCCCAATGTCATTTATATGGACAACAATGCCACCACGATGGTAGCCCCGGAAGTGGTTGAGGCAATGATGCCATTTTTAAAGGAACTCTATGGCAACCCGTCGAGTATGCATACTTTTGGTGGGCAGGTTGGGCAGGCAATCAAGGATGCCAGGGGTAAAGTCGCTGGTTTGCTTGGTGCGGAACCTGGCGAGATCACCTTTACCAGCTGTGGAACAGAGAGCGACTCAACGGCCATCCTTTCTGCACTTAGAACCTTCCCGGAAAAAAGACACATCGTTACCACAAGGGTAGAGCATCCGGCGGTGAAAAATCTTTGCGAAAATCTTGAGACGGTTACTGGTCACAAATACCGGGTGACACGCCTTAAGGTCAATGCCGAGGGTATGCTCGATTTGGCCGAATACCAGGCAGCGCTCACCGAGGATACCGCAATAGTAAGTGTGATGTGGGCTAACAACGAAACAGGGGTCATTTTCCCAATCGCTGAAATGGCAAGAATGGCCAAGCAAAGAGGGATTCTCTTTCACACTGACGCGGTTCAGGCTGTTGGCAAGGTTAACATCGATCTGAAAAATCTCGATGTTGATTTCCTCTCGCTATCTGGACACAAACTCCATGCGCCAAAGGGTGTAGGTGTTTTGTATGTTAAGCGAGGCACGCTCTTTGTGCCTTTTATGGCTGGTGGGCATCAGGAACATGGCCGGCGCGGTGGGACCGAAAATGTTGCCTCTATCGTTGGCCTTGGCCGTGCTTGTGAACTTGCCAAAGAAAAGATGGTTGAAGAGAACAGCCGAGTTAAACAGCTGCGCGATAGGCTGGAGGAAAAGCTGCTGGCGGCTATCCCGAAATCCATGCTTAATGGCCATAAAACCGAGCGGTTACCAAATACTGCCAATATCAGTTTTGAATATGTCGAGGGTGAGGCAATTCTGTTGCATATGAACCAGCATGGCATTTGTGCATCCTCCGGTTCGGCCTGTACTTCCGGATCACTTGAACCTTCCCACGTCCTACGGGCGATGGGGGTTCCTTTTACCGCAGCACATGGCTCCATCCGCTTTTCCCTCAGCGTATACAACACCGAAGAAGAGGTCGATGTGGTGACCACGAAAATGCCGGCGATAATCGAATCACTGCGCAAACTTTCACCATTCTGGAAAGGCTGA
- the nifU gene encoding Fe-S cluster assembly protein NifU yields MWEYTDKVQQHFLTPQNVGEIEKPSGTGDVGSLACGDALKLTLKIDENDIITDAKFKTFGCASAIASSSVLTEMVKGMPVDEAAKITNEDIAQALGGLPKEKMHCSVMGREALEAAIADYRGLKLPMAEGEVVCECFGVTDLEIIRAIKESSLRSVEEITNFTKAGGGCGKCEDKLRQILLDTVSGKAEITIPQMAPKRMTSLQKIKKIEEVLEREIRPGLKKDGGDIELIDVDGDFVIVSLRGACKSCNKSQTTIKEYVEKKLRELVLPSLIVEENN; encoded by the coding sequence ATGTGGGAATATACCGATAAAGTTCAGCAACATTTTTTAACCCCTCAAAATGTTGGAGAGATAGAAAAGCCAAGTGGGACGGGCGATGTCGGTTCGTTGGCCTGTGGCGATGCCTTGAAACTGACTCTCAAAATCGACGAAAACGATATCATTACTGACGCAAAGTTTAAAACCTTTGGTTGTGCGAGCGCTATCGCTTCATCCTCGGTTCTTACTGAAATGGTGAAAGGGATGCCGGTTGATGAGGCAGCGAAGATTACCAATGAGGATATTGCCCAGGCACTCGGCGGACTGCCAAAAGAGAAAATGCATTGTTCGGTGATGGGGAGAGAGGCGCTTGAAGCGGCAATTGCCGATTATCGTGGCCTAAAATTGCCTATGGCCGAAGGCGAGGTTGTCTGTGAATGTTTTGGGGTAACTGATCTGGAAATTATTAGAGCAATTAAAGAATCAAGCCTGCGATCGGTTGAAGAGATCACCAATTTTACCAAGGCCGGAGGCGGTTGTGGCAAGTGTGAGGATAAGCTTCGCCAAATTTTGCTGGACACAGTCAGCGGTAAAGCAGAAATCACCATTCCCCAGATGGCACCCAAACGGATGACATCCCTTCAGAAGATCAAAAAGATCGAGGAAGTACTCGAACGAGAGATCAGACCAGGTTTGAAGAAAGACGGGGGTGACATCGAACTCATTGATGTTGATGGTGATTTTGTCATTGTTTCTCTGCGTGGAGCTTGTAAAAGCTGCAATAAGTCACAAACTACCATCAAGGAATATGTTGAGAAGAAACTTCGGGAATTGGTTTTACCCAGCCTGATCGTTGAGGAGAACAACTAA
- a CDS encoding phosphoglucomutase produces the protein MNVSVSSAELFRRFVVPGDHSRSDYFGLIKEIVARKQRDGLVWQEPLENAYQLLFQEIIENRGKPVEAISFGTSGWRGTLGKDIFACSTALVTTAIVQMYEKLEIDPALKILLGVETLDEARQRGCVLGFDNRFGGAALAASVAYVLAENGFRVHYAGESTTGVLSAAVLKLRAAFSINLTPSHNPLDYGGYKFNAADAGPASSEVTERITANARYLVAKKFTVNRLPATIEEVMAKFSLVQAFNSLETWKNLVEEGRSKHGLDLGMAVRDLNNRNDIIVVVDCVHGASRLHIRELFGNINKPTVVVLRDTVDVTFGGVAPEPSSANMRNVVDILRNSTEKFKLGAIIDPDGDRIRFTDGTTEITMNQFGAMAYHFLHEYKGKKGMVAKTVATSNLANGIAASFGEELYEPRVGFKNFKPVIGRALVYFEESDGISIIGHTPEKDAYIGLLLALETILATNMNLGEYLKAIEDKYGAYYPERDGVGVSVKGEELLGLLSVLEKYQKGDSVKVGDTERKIKEVISIDGTKMVFEDGSWLMIRPSGTEPKVRFYVESRTPSGTDDLVAAAKNMLIEIGIL, from the coding sequence ATGAACGTTTCCGTAAGTTCTGCTGAGTTGTTTCGTCGTTTTGTCGTTCCTGGCGACCATAGTCGGAGTGATTATTTCGGCCTTATCAAGGAGATTGTAGCGCGCAAGCAGAGGGATGGTTTGGTATGGCAAGAACCTTTAGAGAATGCCTACCAGCTGCTTTTTCAAGAAATCATAGAAAACCGTGGTAAACCGGTTGAAGCTATCTCCTTTGGTACTTCAGGCTGGAGGGGTACCCTCGGAAAAGATATTTTTGCCTGTTCAACTGCTTTGGTGACTACCGCTATTGTTCAAATGTATGAGAAACTGGAGATTGATCCTGCGCTCAAAATCCTTCTCGGGGTAGAAACATTGGATGAGGCCAGGCAACGAGGCTGTGTGCTCGGCTTTGATAATAGATTTGGTGGAGCTGCCCTTGCTGCAAGTGTAGCTTATGTCCTCGCTGAAAATGGCTTTCGAGTGCATTACGCCGGCGAGTCGACCACAGGTGTGCTTTCAGCTGCAGTTCTCAAACTTCGGGCTGCATTTTCTATTAACCTCACTCCTTCCCACAACCCTCTTGATTATGGCGGCTATAAATTCAACGCCGCAGATGCAGGACCTGCCTCATCTGAGGTTACCGAGAGGATAACCGCCAATGCTCGATATCTTGTGGCAAAAAAGTTCACTGTCAATAGACTTCCCGCGACGATAGAGGAAGTAATGGCTAAATTTTCTTTGGTGCAGGCCTTTAATTCTCTCGAAACCTGGAAAAATCTAGTGGAAGAGGGGCGATCGAAGCATGGATTGGACCTTGGTATGGCTGTCCGAGATTTAAACAATCGTAACGATATCATTGTAGTTGTTGACTGTGTCCATGGAGCAAGTCGTTTGCATATACGAGAGTTGTTTGGCAACATCAACAAGCCAACTGTAGTTGTGTTGCGTGATACCGTTGATGTGACCTTTGGTGGTGTCGCACCTGAGCCTTCATCTGCTAATATGCGTAATGTTGTTGATATTTTAAGGAATAGTACCGAGAAGTTCAAGCTCGGTGCGATAATTGATCCTGATGGTGACCGAATCCGTTTTACCGACGGCACGACCGAGATAACCATGAACCAGTTCGGGGCCATGGCGTATCATTTTCTTCATGAGTACAAAGGAAAGAAAGGTATGGTCGCAAAAACCGTTGCCACCTCCAATCTTGCCAACGGTATCGCAGCGAGTTTCGGGGAGGAATTATACGAGCCGCGAGTCGGTTTTAAAAATTTTAAGCCGGTAATCGGTCGGGCTCTCGTCTATTTTGAGGAGTCGGACGGCATTTCGATTATTGGCCACACTCCCGAAAAAGATGCCTATATTGGCCTCTTACTGGCGCTTGAGACGATACTTGCAACAAACATGAATCTTGGCGAGTATCTTAAGGCAATAGAGGATAAATATGGCGCGTATTACCCTGAGCGAGATGGTGTTGGGGTAAGCGTTAAAGGCGAGGAATTGCTGGGGCTTTTGTCGGTGCTTGAAAAATATCAAAAAGGAGACTCGGTTAAAGTCGGTGATACGGAACGGAAAATTAAGGAGGTCATCAGCATCGATGGAACGAAAATGGTTTTCGAAGATGGATCCTGGTTGATGATCCGGCCGTCGGGGACTGAGCCCAAGGTGCGATTTTATGTTGAGTCACGAACACCTTCGGGAACCGACGATTTAGTTGCAGCTGCAAAAAATATGTTAATCGAGATAGGCATTTTATAA
- a CDS encoding Trm112 family protein, whose protein sequence is MMINKDLLEILACPQCKGALQLQGKDGLLCEKCSLLYEIRDDIPIMLVDQAKKLEKPGKPL, encoded by the coding sequence ATGATGATTAATAAAGATTTGCTGGAGATACTTGCATGCCCTCAGTGTAAAGGTGCCTTGCAGTTGCAAGGTAAAGACGGTTTGCTATGCGAAAAATGTTCCCTTTTATATGAGATCCGTGATGATATCCCAATTATGCTCGTTGACCAGGCAAAGAAGTTAGAGAAACCTGGCAAACCACTTTGA
- the proC gene encoding pyrroline-5-carboxylate reductase, producing MKQQIGFIGGGQMAEALIRGIIASGLYHKGNILVSEPNDFRREYLEETYGIKTYQNNHTMFEKSKVVILAVKPQTMKAVLENSRECIQPHHILISIAAGLPISSYIKTIGKKDTKIIRVMPNTPALVLEGASAISRNENVSDKELRVAEEIFLAVGEVVILDEVHLDAVTGLSGSGPAYVFSFVEALVDAGVKSGLTRGIAEKLALQTVSGSIKLLRESGEHPAALRGKVTSPGGTAITAIHVLEKVGFHGIIMDIVESAVIRSKELGKLE from the coding sequence ATGAAACAACAAATCGGTTTTATCGGCGGCGGACAAATGGCAGAAGCACTCATCAGAGGAATTATCGCCTCTGGCCTATATCACAAGGGTAACATTCTTGTTTCTGAGCCCAACGACTTCCGCCGTGAGTATCTGGAAGAGACCTACGGCATTAAAACCTACCAAAATAATCATACCATGTTCGAGAAAAGCAAGGTGGTCATTTTGGCGGTCAAGCCTCAAACCATGAAGGCTGTACTGGAAAATAGCAGGGAATGCATCCAACCACATCATATTCTAATCAGTATAGCGGCAGGACTGCCAATTTCCTCCTATATCAAAACAATCGGTAAAAAAGACACCAAAATCATCCGAGTCATGCCCAATACACCGGCACTCGTCCTGGAGGGTGCCTCCGCCATCAGTAGAAACGAGAATGTCAGCGATAAAGAACTTCGCGTAGCCGAGGAGATCTTCCTGGCAGTTGGTGAGGTTGTCATCCTTGATGAAGTGCATCTCGACGCCGTCACCGGCCTCAGTGGCTCCGGGCCGGCATACGTTTTCTCGTTTGTTGAGGCCCTCGTCGATGCCGGTGTAAAATCCGGGTTGACCCGCGGCATTGCCGAAAAACTGGCGCTGCAAACCGTTTCCGGCTCAATAAAGCTTCTCAGAGAAAGCGGCGAACACCCTGCCGCTTTGCGGGGCAAGGTCACATCACCTGGTGGAACCGCAATTACCGCCATCCATGTTCTGGAAAAGGTAGGCTTCCATGGTATCATTATGGATATTGTTGAATCTGCCGTCATTCGCTCGAAAGAACTTGGAAAACTCGAATGA
- a CDS encoding NAD(+)/NADH kinase, with protein MTYSITPFRTTKRLSIHKAGIITKIDDNRPDEYAATLSLWLQARGIETTLNDIDSELDIIIVLGGDGTLLHIAATAARYSIPVLGINMGNLGFLTELTEHETFNALERILSSDVTIENRLMLRARLISKEQQTAYRYALNDVVITKNVLDRLLNLSTTANGEYITTYRADGLIFSSPTGSTAYNLSAGGPLVYPGLATITVTPICPFMLSSRPIILPADKLIKTRFETDGRGGQAQIIVDGQPLWEMKNQHVLEIQTAEHFLQLVVSSTRDYFTILRNKLNWGYQKNTDKGTP; from the coding sequence ATGACATACTCTATCACGCCTTTTCGCACGACGAAGAGACTTTCGATTCATAAGGCCGGGATCATCACCAAAATTGATGACAACCGCCCCGACGAATATGCCGCAACCCTTTCCCTCTGGTTGCAGGCAAGAGGAATCGAGACCACTCTTAATGACATCGATTCAGAACTCGATATCATCATTGTTCTAGGAGGAGATGGAACGCTTCTGCATATCGCCGCCACTGCCGCCCGTTACTCCATTCCTGTGCTGGGCATCAATATGGGTAACCTGGGATTTCTCACTGAACTCACTGAACATGAGACATTTAACGCATTAGAAAGAATACTCTCAAGCGACGTGACCATTGAAAACCGCTTGATGCTCCGCGCCCGTTTAATCTCAAAGGAGCAGCAGACAGCCTACCGATATGCACTCAACGACGTAGTTATCACCAAAAACGTGCTGGATCGACTACTGAACCTCTCGACAACCGCCAACGGTGAATATATCACCACATATAGAGCGGATGGACTGATTTTTTCCTCCCCAACGGGTTCGACGGCCTACAACTTATCAGCGGGAGGACCCTTAGTCTATCCCGGTCTTGCGACAATAACCGTCACCCCCATTTGCCCCTTCATGCTGAGCAGCAGGCCAATTATCCTCCCGGCCGACAAGCTGATAAAAACCCGGTTCGAAACCGACGGCAGAGGCGGACAGGCCCAAATCATCGTTGATGGCCAACCACTGTGGGAGATGAAGAACCAACATGTCTTAGAGATTCAAACCGCTGAACACTTCCTGCAACTTGTTGTGTCATCTACTCGGGATTACTTCACAATTTTACGTAACAAGCTCAATTGGGGGTATCAGAAAAACACCGATAAAGGCACCCCCTGA